DNA sequence from the bacterium genome:
AGTTACGACCTCATCCTCACCGACATCGTGATGCCTCGCATGGACGGGATCGAGATGCTCAGGCGCCTTCGCCTCAGGCTCCCCGACCAGGCCGTCATGATCATGACCTCGTCCCACGACGTGGCCCACAGCATCGAAGCCATGAGGCTGGGGGCAGCCGATTACATCCTGAAGCCGATGGACCTGCAGGACCTGGAAACCAGGATCACCCTTTCCTATATGAAACTGGAAACCCGCAGGAGGGAGAAGATCCAGCAGTTCCAACTCGTTGAGAAGGTACTTGAGCAGGAAAAGCGGCTGGAAAACAACTTCCTCGACTCGGTTCGATCGCTTATCCACGCCATCGAGGCAAGGGACCGATACACCAAGGGCCACTCCCTGAGGGTGACCAGGCTCACAGACCTGCTGCTGCGAAAGCTTGGCATCGAATCGGACCTGATGTCCGACATTATCCTGGCCTCCCAGCTCCACGACACAGGTAAGCTTGGCATATCAGATGCCATCCTGAACAAGCCCGACAAGCTGACCAATTCCGAGTTCGACATCATGAAAACCCATCCGGAGGTCGGCACATACATCCTCAGGCCCATCCTTCCCGAGGGGAGCCTCCTGTCCATTCTCCATCATCATGAACGATGGGACGGCGCCGGCTATCCCCACGGCCTGTCAGCGGAGCAGATCCCCCTCGGCGCACGGATCATCGCACTTGCCGACGCTTTCGATGCCATGGTCACAGACCGGACTTACCGGCGAGCCATGGAAATGGACGATGTCCTCGCGGAGATCGATAACCTTGCGGGAAGCCAGTTCGACCCGGTTCTTGTCTCCTCTTTCCTGGAGATCATCCAAAAGAACAACCCCATGGAACTGTAGATATCTTCCGATTCCAAATTCCAGGCTCCAGATTCCAGAAACCATCCAGGATCCAAGAGGTTGCTCTTTTCCTCTGCGTGCGTGAAATCGCTCTTACCGCTTTCACAGGAACCGCGCCTTCCCCCAGGTCCTTCGCTTTACCCTGCGTAACCTTGCCTGAGACCGCCTTTAAATTAGGTGAAGGGATTCAGCAATGTTGCTATCTTATTGATATCAATGCTTACATTCTCCTTTCGTTGACTGGCAGACCGGCCTGTGGTAGAAGTTCCCTCACAAATATCCGGTGGTGGAGTTCACCTGAATCGCTCACTTTCCTGCTCCTGGTGAGCCAATGACTCCTGTCCCTGAAGGGCGGGAGTATTTTTTTGCGGAAAGGAGATAGTGAACCGTGAAATGTGAAACGTGAATCGAGTGATCGTCTTTACGACCTTTACCTTTCACCTTTCACACTTCACTTTTCACCTGATATTTCATGGCCATCAGCCTTGCCTTTATCGTTCTTCTCGGGCTTCTCGCCGACTCACTCTTCCGCAGGATGCGGCTGCCTGGACTTGTGGGGATGCTGCTCGTGGGCCTCCTGGCCGGTCCCCATGTTCTCGACATGCTTTCACCCGACATGATGGCGGTCTCTGCGGATTTCAGGCGGATCGCCCTTATCGTCATTCTCCTGAGAGCTGGGCTGGAGCTCCGGCGGGACACCCTCCACCGGGTGGGACCCTACGCCTTGTCCATGAGCACCCTCCCCGCCATTTTCGAGATCGCGGCGATAACACTGCTGGCGCCCCCCCTGCTGGGCCTTTCGTGGCTGGAGGCTGCGATCCTGGGAAGCATTCTCGGCGCCGTTTCCCCCGCCGTCGTCGTCCCCCTTATGATCGATTTCATGGAAAGGGGGAAGGGAGCCGACAAGGGGATCCCCACCCTCATCCTGGGCGCCTCCGCGATTGACGACGTTTTCGTCATCGTGATCTTCACGGTCCTTCTCGGCATGCACGGCCCAGGCCCCGTGAACTGGGCTGTCGAGCTTTCAGCCATCCCGATCTCCATCATCCTCGGTATCCTTGCCGGCCTGGCTGTAGGCTACCTGCTTTTCCGTCTCTTTTCCCGACACGACTTCAAACCTCCCCGCCGGACCATCATCCTCATGGGAACGGCTATCGTCCTCACCTGGATCGAGGATATCCTCCACGGAACGGTGCCCATCTCGGCCCTCCTAGGCGTCATGGCCATCGGTTTCATGCTCCTCGAGAAGCAGGAGGCCATTGCCCACATCATCTCCTCCAAGCTCAAGCGTCTGTGGGTTTTCGCCGAACTCCTCCTGTTCGTGCTTGTTGGAGCCCAGGTGAATATCGGGGTCGCCTGGGAGGCCGGGATCGGAGGAGCCCTTGTCATCGGGGCCGGACTCGCTGCCCGGAGTATCGGGACCTGGCTAGCCCTTACCGGAAGCGGACTGGACGCCCGTGAAAAGCTCTTCTCCGTGGTCGCCTATTTCCCCAAGGCAACCGTCCAGGCGGCTATTGGAGCTGTTCCCCTGGCCGCCGGGCTCCCGGGCGGTGAGGTGATCCTGGCCGTTGCGGTGCTGTCCATCCTTCTCACGGCCCCCGCCGGGGCTATCGGGATCAAAGTCCTTGGCGAGCGGATCCTGTCTGAAAGCAGCCGATCAACCTACAGTTTCAAGGAACTCCGGGAAAAACTCGGCCTGCCTCGGGTCGGGGAGAGGGTCCTGGAAAGGTCCACCGGGAAGGTATGGAAGGTGATCGAGGAAAAGGAGAGCTGGTTCGAGGGCAGTTCAGGAGACCAGGTCCCCGCGGTCATCCTTCGGATATGGGAGCCCGCCGGGAGTGCAGGGCCCGGGCACGGCCCGACCCGGTATCTGAAATATACCCCGTTTGAAGAGCCGTTCGGGCGGAGATGGGAGATCGTATACGACTGACGGCGAAGTTTACTGTTCACGGCATACGGTTTACAGTTTCCAGGCACGACAAACCGCCGCATCTGCGAATTGCGGGTTACTGTTCACCGTAATCCGTTTACTGTTCACTTCTTTCCCATTCCTCCAGCTTCCCCTGGATAAAGCGGATCACCTGCTGATGCTCCTCCCTGCCGTTGCCCCGCACCGTCAAAGGATCTCCGAAAGCGATCCTGACCGACCGGTCAGGATCGATGGGACCGAAGT
Encoded proteins:
- a CDS encoding response regulator; the protein is MPLTQPGTSELSILIVEDDALVRSMVADHLRSRGVRVTQAKDGFEALELLSDSSYDLILTDIVMPRMDGIEMLRRLRLRLPDQAVMIMTSSHDVAHSIEAMRLGAADYILKPMDLQDLETRITLSYMKLETRRREKIQQFQLVEKVLEQEKRLENNFLDSVRSLIHAIEARDRYTKGHSLRVTRLTDLLLRKLGIESDLMSDIILASQLHDTGKLGISDAILNKPDKLTNSEFDIMKTHPEVGTYILRPILPEGSLLSILHHHERWDGAGYPHGLSAEQIPLGARIIALADAFDAMVTDRTYRRAMEMDDVLAEIDNLAGSQFDPVLVSSFLEIIQKNNPMEL
- a CDS encoding cation:proton antiporter → MAISLAFIVLLGLLADSLFRRMRLPGLVGMLLVGLLAGPHVLDMLSPDMMAVSADFRRIALIVILLRAGLELRRDTLHRVGPYALSMSTLPAIFEIAAITLLAPPLLGLSWLEAAILGSILGAVSPAVVVPLMIDFMERGKGADKGIPTLILGASAIDDVFVIVIFTVLLGMHGPGPVNWAVELSAIPISIILGILAGLAVGYLLFRLFSRHDFKPPRRTIILMGTAIVLTWIEDILHGTVPISALLGVMAIGFMLLEKQEAIAHIISSKLKRLWVFAELLLFVLVGAQVNIGVAWEAGIGGALVIGAGLAARSIGTWLALTGSGLDAREKLFSVVAYFPKATVQAAIGAVPLAAGLPGGEVILAVAVLSILLTAPAGAIGIKVLGERILSESSRSTYSFKELREKLGLPRVGERVLERSTGKVWKVIEEKESWFEGSSGDQVPAVILRIWEPAGSAGPGHGPTRYLKYTPFEEPFGRRWEIVYD